The Flavobacteriales bacterium genome contains the following window.
TTCCACCACCTTGATGCGCATGGCGCCTGTGAGGAAGGTGCCGTTCCATGCGGGAGCGAACGTCTGTTCGATGAAGGGACGCGCCTCTTTCTTGTCGGCGGCTTCCAGGAAGTCGGTGATCTCCTGGAGGAAGATGGCCTGGTCGGAGCTGAAGGGCTTGGTCTGTGCCACTGCCCATGTGGATGCGACCAGGAACGCCAGTGCGAGGAACGAACGAAGTGGTAGTCGCCACAGGCCACAAGCCTCAGGCCTCGGGCTGCGCGGTGGCATACCCGTGACGCACTGCGCAGCCCGAGGCCTGAGGCCCGAAGCCCGAGGCCGCATTAGGGTTTTCTCCCTCCTACCAATGCCCATTCCCCTTCGGTGAGTTCTTCCACGGGCTGCAAGCCTTGTTCCACCAGGGCCTCGCGCATGCGGGGCACATCGGCAACAACAAAGCCACTGAGCAGGAGGATGCCTCCCGGCCCAAGGGCTTCGCGCAAAGCGGGCAGGTCGCGCAGAAGCGTATTGCGTTCAATGTTGGCCAAAATAGCCGCGTACCTCAGGCCCTTCAGGGCGGCGGCAGTGCCGTTGTCCACACGCACGCGCTCACAACCGTTACGGGCCACAACCTCTCTGGCATTGTCCACCGCGCCGGGGTCGATGTCGAAGGCATCCACGCGGGCTGCGCCGAGGCGTTCGGCGAGGATGGCGAGCACGGCGGTGCCGCAGCCCAGGTCGCAAACGGTCTTTGCGTGGAAGTCGAGCCCGAGCATGGCCCGCACCATCATGCGCGTGGTGGCGTGGTGGCCGGTGCCGAAGGCCATGCGCGGGGTAACGACCAGTTCGTGCGTGAAGCCCGGCACGCTGGGATGGAACTCGGCACGGATCCGCACCCCGGTTCGTTGACCGGTGCTGGCATCGTGCCGGATCTCGATGGGACTGAAGCTGCTCTCCCACTCCGCATTCCAGTTGCGGGGCTCAATGCCGTGGTGCTTCCATGTGATGATCACATCGGGCTGCGACAACGGGAAAAGCGCATCGACGGCCGCTGCATCGAAACGTTCCGTGGGGATGTAGGCAACCAGCCCGTCCGCGTTGTCCTCGAAGGTGTCGTAGCCGATCTCGCCGAGCAGCGCGGTCATGATGCCGCGCCAAGGTTCGAGCGGGGCGATGCGGAAAGAGGCGGCGGTGTAATGGGACATGCTTGCAAGGGACAAAGCACAAGTGTCAAGTGACAAGGCCCAAAGACAACTGAACGAGGTCCGTGTTCATCTTTTTGGATCTTGACACTTGCTACTTGGATCTTGTCACTTACCAACACGGCTTCCGGCTATCCTCACCAATTCCGCGAAGCTCTCCGCGTCGAGGGCGGCACCGCCGATGAGGCCTCCGTTCACGTCGGGGCAGGCGAAGAGCTCCGCCGCGTTATCGGGTTTGCAGCTGCCGCCGTAGAGGATGGGCACGGTGGCGGCCACGTCGGCGCCGTGACCAGTCAGCAGCGATCGGATGTGCGCGTGCATGTCCTGCGCTTGTTGTGCGGTGGCGGTGAGCCCGGTGCCGATGGCCCACACGGGTTCGTAGGCAAGGACGATGCGGCGGAGGTTGTCGTTGGTCATGCCGCCGAGCGCTTCCTTCATCTGCGCACCCACCACGTCGAAATGCCGTTCGGCCAGACGCTCTTCTTTGCGTTCTCCGCAGCAATAGATGGGCGTGATACCGGCCGCGAGCAGCGCCACCATCTTCTTCCCCACTTCCGCATCCGTTTCACCGAAGTACTGCCGACGCTCGCTGTGACCGACGATACAATACTGCACGCCGACGCTCTTCAGCATGCCCACGCTCACCTCGCCGGTGAACGCACCTTGTGCCGCAGCATGCACGTTCTGCGCGGCCACATGCAAGCGCGTGCCCTGTGTGCGTTGCACCGCATCGTTCAGGAACGGGAATGCCGGCGACACGATGGCCGTGACGTCCGGTGCCAGGTCGTGCGCGAGGATGCCGTCGATGAGCCCAGTGGCCTCCACGCGGTCCTTGTGCATCTTCCAGTTGCCGGCAACGATGGGTCTGATCATGGGGCAAAGATGCCGCCGTGCGCGAAGGATCGCTTCTGCGAGCAGCGGGGATATCAACTTCCCCCGGCCGATCAACCGAACTGAACCTCACACGGAGGCACAGAGGCACGGAGAAATACCAACCTGCCAGGTCGCCAAGCTCACCTCCGTGCATCTGTGTCTCCGTGTGCCATGTGCACCCTACGAAGAAGGTCCCACCAGCTCGTCGCCAGGGGACCTTCTCTCAGCAATGATCAGCGCTCAGCGGATCTCGATGGTGCGCGTCTGCGGCTTGGCTTCCTCCGCTTTCGGGATGCTCACTGTGAGGACACCCGCTTCGTAGGTGGCGCTCATGGCGTCGGACTTCACCGTCTTGGGCAGGGTGAAACTGCGCTTGAAGCTGGCGGCGCTGAACTCGCGTCGCGTGAAGCGCTCGCCCTCGGCCATTTCGGTGGCTTTGTGTTCGCCGGTGATGGTGAGCACATCGCCTTCCACGTTCAGCTTCAGGTCTTCCTTGTTGAAGCCCGGTGCGAGCACCTGCACTTGGAAGTCTTCCTTGCGCTCCACGATGTTGACGCGGGCACTGCGGGTGAAATGGTCGTCGCTTCCGAAGAAGTGGCTGATGTCGCGGCCGAAGAGTTCGCTGGCCAGGCGGTCCACCGGTGAGGCATGGCGCACCGGCGCACAATTGGTCTTGTACATGTTCATGGTTGTTTCCCTTCGCCTTCGCTCAGGGTGTGTTCGTTGTTGTTTGTTCTTTGGCGTCCGATCGCCGTGGCGCCACGTGGCCGGACGACGCCCCCTTGTCAAAGCCGGGACCATCAGCGGAAAGCCGACAGAACGTGCAGTGGCGCGCGCTCCGGCCTGAAAATAATTCCGGAACACCTGAAAATAATTCAGGGATATGCACTGGTTGGTGGGTCAACCATCCTTCGCACCTTGCCGCAGATGCCGAAAATCCCGACCGATGAACACCATGCGTTCGTGAAAAGGCGGCGTGCCCCTGCAATGTGCGCAGCGGATCGAAGGCGGTGCGGCCGTGCCACCGTATGGTTGCTGTTGCTGTCTTGCCTGGTGGTGCAACCAGCGCATGCCCAGGAACTCCTTGTGAAACACATTGATGTGGAACAAGGCCTGCCATCGAGCACTGTTTACCGCATGCTGTTCGATCAGAAGGGATTCCTGTGGTTGGCCACTGCCACCGGCGTGCACCGCTACGACGGGAGCCGGTTCGAGCATATCGGTGCTGGCAGCGACCTGGACCACTTGGTTGTGCACCACATGTTCGCCACGGGCACGGACACCCTGTGGTTCTCGACCGTCAGTGGTCGCCTGTTCAGGTGGGACGGCCATCGGATAGATGAAGTGGAAGCCTTGCGCCAACGGATCCGATCAACCAGCATCGATCTCCGGATCGGAAGCCTCGTTGCGGACGGACGCGGTGGTATCCGCTTCGGTTACCCATCCATGCTGGGCGGTGGCCGTTCCGACAAGCACTTGCAGGTGCGGGATGACACGGTGGGGGTAAGCGGCATCCATGTGGAACGCACGCCCACCGGGCCATTGTTCTACCATAGTATCTCGGGCGAGGTCCACAGCGGACAGCTTTACCCGATCCACTACAGAGGGCCAGACACGGCTTACACGGTCCCCGCCGGAACCCTCACGCTCGGCGGGATGAGCCC
Protein-coding sequences here:
- the prmA gene encoding 50S ribosomal protein L11 methyltransferase, which translates into the protein MSHYTAASFRIAPLEPWRGIMTALLGEIGYDTFEDNADGLVAYIPTERFDAAAVDALFPLSQPDVIITWKHHGIEPRNWNAEWESSFSPIEIRHDASTGQRTGVRIRAEFHPSVPGFTHELVVTPRMAFGTGHHATTRMMVRAMLGLDFHAKTVCDLGCGTAVLAILAERLGAARVDAFDIDPGAVDNAREVVARNGCERVRVDNGTAAALKGLRYAAILANIERNTLLRDLPALREALGPGGILLLSGFVVADVPRMREALVEQGLQPVEELTEGEWALVGGRKP
- a CDS encoding triose-phosphate isomerase, with amino-acid sequence MIRPIVAGNWKMHKDRVEATGLIDGILAHDLAPDVTAIVSPAFPFLNDAVQRTQGTRLHVAAQNVHAAAQGAFTGEVSVGMLKSVGVQYCIVGHSERRQYFGETDAEVGKKMVALLAAGITPIYCCGERKEERLAERHFDVVGAQMKEALGGMTNDNLRRIVLAYEPVWAIGTGLTATAQQAQDMHAHIRSLLTGHGADVAATVPILYGGSCKPDNAAELFACPDVNGGLIGGAALDAESFAELVRIAGSRVGK
- a CDS encoding Hsp20/alpha crystallin family protein, with translation MYKTNCAPVRHASPVDRLASELFGRDISHFFGSDDHFTRSARVNIVERKEDFQVQVLAPGFNKEDLKLNVEGDVLTITGEHKATEMAEGERFTRREFSAASFKRSFTLPKTVKSDAMSATYEAGVLTVSIPKAEEAKPQTRTIEIR